The Calypte anna isolate BGI_N300 chromosome 2, bCalAnn1_v1.p, whole genome shotgun sequence genome includes a window with the following:
- the RALBP1 gene encoding ralA-binding protein 1 isoform X2, with amino-acid sequence MTECFLPPTSSPSEHRRVEHSGGLARTPSSEEISPTKFPGLYRTGEPSPPHDSLHEPPDIVSDDEKEHGKKKGKFKKKEKRTEGYAAFQEDSSGDEAESPSKLKRSKGIHVFKKPSFSKKKEKDFKIKEKPKDEKHKEEKHKEDKHKEKKSKDLTAADVVKQWKEKKKKKKPIQETEIPQVDVPSHRPVFGIPLSDAVDRTMMYDGIRLPAVFRECIDYVEKYGMKCEGIYRVSGIKSKVDELKAAYDREESPNLEEYEPNTVASLLKQYLRELPENLLTKELMPRFEDACGKSTEAEKVQECQRLLKELPDCNHLLISWLIVHMDHVIAKELETKMNIQNISIVLSPTVQISNRVLYVFFTHVQEFFGNVTLKQVTKPLRWSNMATMPALPETQESIKEEIRRQECETKIAQEIASLSKEDVSKEEMNENEEVINILLAQENEILTEQEELLAMEQFLRRQIASEKEEIDRLRAEIAEIQSRQQHGRSETEEYSSESESESEDEEELQVILEDLQRQNEELEIKNNHLNQAIHEEREAIIELRVQLRLLQRAKSEQQVQEEEEPEKRGSVSQQQRDSVLETKAAKEQPKASKEQQVKPSPSKDRKETPI; translated from the exons ATGACTGAGTGCTTCCTGcctcccaccagcagccccagtgaACACCGCCGGGTAGAACACAGTGGGGGTCTTGCTCGTACTCCCAGCTCCGAAGAAATCAGTCCTACAAAATTCCCTGGATTGTACCGCACCGGTGAGCCTTCACCACCTCATGACAGCTTGCATGAGCCTCCAGATATAGTATCTGATGATGAAAAGGAGcatgggaagaagaaaggaaaatttaagaagaaagaaaaaagaa CGGAAGGTTATGCTGCTTTTCAAGAGGACAGTTCTGGTGATGAAGCTGAAAGTCCTTCAAAATTGAAGCGGTCCAAGGGAATACATGTCTTCAAGAAGCCcagcttttctaaaaaaaaggaaaaggattttaaaataaaagagaaaccCAAAGATGAAAAACACAAGGAAGAGAAACATAAGGAAGATAAACACAAGGAGAAGAAGTCAAAAGACTTAACAGCAGCAGATGTTGTAAAAcagtggaaagagaagaagaaaaagaaaaagccaattCAGGAGACAGAGATACCTCAAGTGGATGTCCCAAGTCACAGACCCGTGTTTGGCATTCCTTTGTCTGATGCAGTGGACAGGACCATGATGTACGATGGCATCCGCCTGCCCGCGGTGTTCCGTGAATGTATCGATTACGTAGAGAAGTATGGCATGAAATGTGAAGGCATCTACAGAGTTTCAG gaataaAATCAAAAGTTGATGAGCTCAAAGCAGCCTATGACCGAGAAGAATCTCCCAACCTGGAAGAATATGAGCCCAATACAGTAGCCAGCTTGCTGAAACAGTACCTACGAGAACTGCCTGAAAATTTGCTTACCAAAGAGCTAATGCCCCGCTTTGAGGATGCTTGTGGAAAGAGCACAGAAGCTGAGAAAGTTCAGGAATGCCAGAGGTTGCTGAAAGAGCTGCCAGACTGTAACCACCTCCTAATTTCTTGGCTGATTGTGCATATGGACCATGTTATTGCAAAggaactggaaacaaaaatgaaCATCCAGAATATTTCTATAGTGCTCAGCCCTACTGTCCAG ATCAGCAACCGTGTCTTGTATGTATTTTTCACACATGTTCAAGAGTTCTTTGGCAACGTGACCCTCAAGCAGGTGACAAAACCTCTTCGTTGGTCAAATATGGCAACAATGCCAGCACTTCCAGAAACACAAGAAAGCATCAAAGAAGAAATCAGGCGACAG GAGTGTGAAACAAAGATTGCACAAGAAATTGCTAGCCTTTCAAAGGAGGATGTCTCCAAAGAAGAAATGAATGAGAACGAAGAAGTTATAAATATTCTGCTTGCACAG GAGAATGAGATTTTAACAGAACAAGAAGAGCTGCTGGCCATGGAGCAGTTCCTGCGGAGACAGATTGCCTCggagaaggaagaaatagaTCGGCTGCGAGCAGAAATAGCTGAAATACAAAG TCGCCAGCAGCACGGCCGCAGTGAAACCGAGGAGTATTCTTCTGAGAGTGAAAGTGAAagtgaggatgaggaggagctgcaggtcaTCCTGGAAGATTTGCAGAGGCAGAACGAGGAACTGGAG ataaaaaacaatCACCTGAACCAAGCGATTCACGAGGAGCGCGAGGCCATCATAGAACTGCGAGTGCAGCTTCGGCTGCTGCAGCGAGCAAAGTCAGAGCAGCAGGTGCAGGAAGAAGAGGAGCCAGAAAAACGTGGGAGCGTTTCTCAGCAGCAAAGAGACAGTGTCCTGGAGACAAAAGCAGCCAAAGAGCAGCCAAAAGCAAGCAAGGAGCAGCAAGTCAAGCCATCACCAAGTAAAGACAGGAAAGAAACTCCAATTTGA
- the RALBP1 gene encoding ralA-binding protein 1 isoform X3 produces the protein MDIAIMTEGYAAFQEDSSGDEAESPSKLKRSKGIHVFKKPSFSKKKEKDFKIKEKPKDEKHKEEKHKEDKHKEKKSKDLTAADVVKQWKEKKKKKKPIQETEIPQVDVPSHRPVFGIPLSDAVDRTMMYDGIRLPAVFRECIDYVEKYGMKCEGIYRVSGIKSKVDELKAAYDREESPNLEEYEPNTVASLLKQYLRELPENLLTKELMPRFEDACGKSTEAEKVQECQRLLKELPDCNHLLISWLIVHMDHVIAKELETKMNIQNISIVLSPTVQISNRVLYVFFTHVQEFFGNVTLKQVTKPLRWSNMATMPALPETQESIKEEIRRQEFLLNCLHRDLQAGIKDLSKEERLWEVQRILTALKRKLREAKRQECETKIAQEIASLSKEDVSKEEMNENEEVINILLAQENEILTEQEELLAMEQFLRRQIASEKEEIDRLRAEIAEIQSRQQHGRSETEEYSSESESESEDEEELQVILEDLQRQNEELEIKNNHLNQAIHEEREAIIELRVQLRLLQRAKSEQQVQEEEEPEKRGSVSQQQRDSVLETKAAKEQPKASKEQQVKPSPSKDRKETPI, from the exons ATGGACATTGCCATTATGA CGGAAGGTTATGCTGCTTTTCAAGAGGACAGTTCTGGTGATGAAGCTGAAAGTCCTTCAAAATTGAAGCGGTCCAAGGGAATACATGTCTTCAAGAAGCCcagcttttctaaaaaaaaggaaaaggattttaaaataaaagagaaaccCAAAGATGAAAAACACAAGGAAGAGAAACATAAGGAAGATAAACACAAGGAGAAGAAGTCAAAAGACTTAACAGCAGCAGATGTTGTAAAAcagtggaaagagaagaagaaaaagaaaaagccaattCAGGAGACAGAGATACCTCAAGTGGATGTCCCAAGTCACAGACCCGTGTTTGGCATTCCTTTGTCTGATGCAGTGGACAGGACCATGATGTACGATGGCATCCGCCTGCCCGCGGTGTTCCGTGAATGTATCGATTACGTAGAGAAGTATGGCATGAAATGTGAAGGCATCTACAGAGTTTCAG gaataaAATCAAAAGTTGATGAGCTCAAAGCAGCCTATGACCGAGAAGAATCTCCCAACCTGGAAGAATATGAGCCCAATACAGTAGCCAGCTTGCTGAAACAGTACCTACGAGAACTGCCTGAAAATTTGCTTACCAAAGAGCTAATGCCCCGCTTTGAGGATGCTTGTGGAAAGAGCACAGAAGCTGAGAAAGTTCAGGAATGCCAGAGGTTGCTGAAAGAGCTGCCAGACTGTAACCACCTCCTAATTTCTTGGCTGATTGTGCATATGGACCATGTTATTGCAAAggaactggaaacaaaaatgaaCATCCAGAATATTTCTATAGTGCTCAGCCCTACTGTCCAG ATCAGCAACCGTGTCTTGTATGTATTTTTCACACATGTTCAAGAGTTCTTTGGCAACGTGACCCTCAAGCAGGTGACAAAACCTCTTCGTTGGTCAAATATGGCAACAATGCCAGCACTTCCAGAAACACAAGAAAGCATCAAAGAAGAAATCAGGCGACAG GAGTTCCTACTGAACTGTTTACACAGAGACTTGCAGGCAGGGATAAAAGACTTATCCAAAGAAGAGAGACTCTGGGAGGTGCAAAGAATTTTAACAGCTCTTAAAAGGAAACTAAGAGAAGCTAAGAGACAG GAGTGTGAAACAAAGATTGCACAAGAAATTGCTAGCCTTTCAAAGGAGGATGTCTCCAAAGAAGAAATGAATGAGAACGAAGAAGTTATAAATATTCTGCTTGCACAG GAGAATGAGATTTTAACAGAACAAGAAGAGCTGCTGGCCATGGAGCAGTTCCTGCGGAGACAGATTGCCTCggagaaggaagaaatagaTCGGCTGCGAGCAGAAATAGCTGAAATACAAAG TCGCCAGCAGCACGGCCGCAGTGAAACCGAGGAGTATTCTTCTGAGAGTGAAAGTGAAagtgaggatgaggaggagctgcaggtcaTCCTGGAAGATTTGCAGAGGCAGAACGAGGAACTGGAG ataaaaaacaatCACCTGAACCAAGCGATTCACGAGGAGCGCGAGGCCATCATAGAACTGCGAGTGCAGCTTCGGCTGCTGCAGCGAGCAAAGTCAGAGCAGCAGGTGCAGGAAGAAGAGGAGCCAGAAAAACGTGGGAGCGTTTCTCAGCAGCAAAGAGACAGTGTCCTGGAGACAAAAGCAGCCAAAGAGCAGCCAAAAGCAAGCAAGGAGCAGCAAGTCAAGCCATCACCAAGTAAAGACAGGAAAGAAACTCCAATTTGA
- the RALBP1 gene encoding ralA-binding protein 1 isoform X1 gives MTECFLPPTSSPSEHRRVEHSGGLARTPSSEEISPTKFPGLYRTGEPSPPHDSLHEPPDIVSDDEKEHGKKKGKFKKKEKRTEGYAAFQEDSSGDEAESPSKLKRSKGIHVFKKPSFSKKKEKDFKIKEKPKDEKHKEEKHKEDKHKEKKSKDLTAADVVKQWKEKKKKKKPIQETEIPQVDVPSHRPVFGIPLSDAVDRTMMYDGIRLPAVFRECIDYVEKYGMKCEGIYRVSGIKSKVDELKAAYDREESPNLEEYEPNTVASLLKQYLRELPENLLTKELMPRFEDACGKSTEAEKVQECQRLLKELPDCNHLLISWLIVHMDHVIAKELETKMNIQNISIVLSPTVQISNRVLYVFFTHVQEFFGNVTLKQVTKPLRWSNMATMPALPETQESIKEEIRRQEFLLNCLHRDLQAGIKDLSKEERLWEVQRILTALKRKLREAKRQECETKIAQEIASLSKEDVSKEEMNENEEVINILLAQENEILTEQEELLAMEQFLRRQIASEKEEIDRLRAEIAEIQSRQQHGRSETEEYSSESESESEDEEELQVILEDLQRQNEELEIKNNHLNQAIHEEREAIIELRVQLRLLQRAKSEQQVQEEEEPEKRGSVSQQQRDSVLETKAAKEQPKASKEQQVKPSPSKDRKETPI, from the exons ATGACTGAGTGCTTCCTGcctcccaccagcagccccagtgaACACCGCCGGGTAGAACACAGTGGGGGTCTTGCTCGTACTCCCAGCTCCGAAGAAATCAGTCCTACAAAATTCCCTGGATTGTACCGCACCGGTGAGCCTTCACCACCTCATGACAGCTTGCATGAGCCTCCAGATATAGTATCTGATGATGAAAAGGAGcatgggaagaagaaaggaaaatttaagaagaaagaaaaaagaa CGGAAGGTTATGCTGCTTTTCAAGAGGACAGTTCTGGTGATGAAGCTGAAAGTCCTTCAAAATTGAAGCGGTCCAAGGGAATACATGTCTTCAAGAAGCCcagcttttctaaaaaaaaggaaaaggattttaaaataaaagagaaaccCAAAGATGAAAAACACAAGGAAGAGAAACATAAGGAAGATAAACACAAGGAGAAGAAGTCAAAAGACTTAACAGCAGCAGATGTTGTAAAAcagtggaaagagaagaagaaaaagaaaaagccaattCAGGAGACAGAGATACCTCAAGTGGATGTCCCAAGTCACAGACCCGTGTTTGGCATTCCTTTGTCTGATGCAGTGGACAGGACCATGATGTACGATGGCATCCGCCTGCCCGCGGTGTTCCGTGAATGTATCGATTACGTAGAGAAGTATGGCATGAAATGTGAAGGCATCTACAGAGTTTCAG gaataaAATCAAAAGTTGATGAGCTCAAAGCAGCCTATGACCGAGAAGAATCTCCCAACCTGGAAGAATATGAGCCCAATACAGTAGCCAGCTTGCTGAAACAGTACCTACGAGAACTGCCTGAAAATTTGCTTACCAAAGAGCTAATGCCCCGCTTTGAGGATGCTTGTGGAAAGAGCACAGAAGCTGAGAAAGTTCAGGAATGCCAGAGGTTGCTGAAAGAGCTGCCAGACTGTAACCACCTCCTAATTTCTTGGCTGATTGTGCATATGGACCATGTTATTGCAAAggaactggaaacaaaaatgaaCATCCAGAATATTTCTATAGTGCTCAGCCCTACTGTCCAG ATCAGCAACCGTGTCTTGTATGTATTTTTCACACATGTTCAAGAGTTCTTTGGCAACGTGACCCTCAAGCAGGTGACAAAACCTCTTCGTTGGTCAAATATGGCAACAATGCCAGCACTTCCAGAAACACAAGAAAGCATCAAAGAAGAAATCAGGCGACAG GAGTTCCTACTGAACTGTTTACACAGAGACTTGCAGGCAGGGATAAAAGACTTATCCAAAGAAGAGAGACTCTGGGAGGTGCAAAGAATTTTAACAGCTCTTAAAAGGAAACTAAGAGAAGCTAAGAGACAG GAGTGTGAAACAAAGATTGCACAAGAAATTGCTAGCCTTTCAAAGGAGGATGTCTCCAAAGAAGAAATGAATGAGAACGAAGAAGTTATAAATATTCTGCTTGCACAG GAGAATGAGATTTTAACAGAACAAGAAGAGCTGCTGGCCATGGAGCAGTTCCTGCGGAGACAGATTGCCTCggagaaggaagaaatagaTCGGCTGCGAGCAGAAATAGCTGAAATACAAAG TCGCCAGCAGCACGGCCGCAGTGAAACCGAGGAGTATTCTTCTGAGAGTGAAAGTGAAagtgaggatgaggaggagctgcaggtcaTCCTGGAAGATTTGCAGAGGCAGAACGAGGAACTGGAG ataaaaaacaatCACCTGAACCAAGCGATTCACGAGGAGCGCGAGGCCATCATAGAACTGCGAGTGCAGCTTCGGCTGCTGCAGCGAGCAAAGTCAGAGCAGCAGGTGCAGGAAGAAGAGGAGCCAGAAAAACGTGGGAGCGTTTCTCAGCAGCAAAGAGACAGTGTCCTGGAGACAAAAGCAGCCAAAGAGCAGCCAAAAGCAAGCAAGGAGCAGCAAGTCAAGCCATCACCAAGTAAAGACAGGAAAGAAACTCCAATTTGA